One Heptranchias perlo isolate sHepPer1 unplaced genomic scaffold, sHepPer1.hap1 HAP1_SCAFFOLD_70, whole genome shotgun sequence genomic region harbors:
- the LOC137318445 gene encoding histone H2B 1/2-like: MPEEKKAAPKKGAKKTLSKAPAKGGKKRRKSRKESYSIYVYKVMKQVHPDTGISSKAMSIMNSFVNDIFERIAGEASRLAHYNKRATISSREIQTAVRLLLPGELAKHAVSEGTKAVTKYTSSK, encoded by the coding sequence atgcctgaggagaagaaagcagctcccaagaagggcgccaagaaaaccttgagtaaagcaccagccaagggcggcaagaagcggagaaagtcgaggaaggagagttactccatctacgtctacaaagtgatgaagcaggttcaccccgacaccggcatctcctccaaggccatgagcatcatgaactcctttgtgaacgatattttcgagcgcatcgcgggtgaggcttcccgcctggcccattataataaacgggcgaccatcagctcccgggagatccagaccgccgtgcgcctgctgctgcccggggaactggccaagcacgccgtgtcggaagggacaaaggcggtcaccaagtacaccagctccaagtaa
- the LOC137318444 gene encoding histone H2A-like, with amino-acid sequence MSGRGKTGGKARAKAKSRSSRAGLQFPVGRVHRHLRKGNYAERVGAGAPVYLAAVLEYLTAEILELAGNAARDNKKTRIIPRHLQLAIRNDEELNKLLGRVTIAQGGVLPNIQAVLLPKKTSTVSSKSK; translated from the coding sequence atgtctggaagaggaaaaaccggcggtaaagctcgggccaaggccaagtctcgctcatcccgggccggactgcagttccctgtgggccgtgttcacaggcacctgcgaaaggggaactacgctgaacgtgtgggtgccggagccccggtctatctggctgctgtgctcgagtatctgacggctgaaatcctcgagctggccggcaacgcggcccgggacaacaagaagacccgcatcatccccagacacctgcaactggccatccgcaacgacgaggagctcaacaagctgctgggacgggtgaccatcgctcagggcggggtgctgcctaatatccaggccgtgctgctgccgaagaaaaccagcactgtgagctccaagagcaagtaa
- the LOC137318368 gene encoding histone H2A-like yields MSGRGKTGGKARAKAKSRSSRAGLQFPVGRVHRLLRKGNYAERVGAGAPVYLAAVLEYLTAEILELAGNAARDNKKTRIIPRHLQLAIRNDEELNKLLGRVTIAQGGVLPNIQAVLLPKKTSTVSSKSK; encoded by the coding sequence atgtctggaagaggaaaaaccggcggtaaagctcgggccaaggccaagtctcgctcatcccgggccggactgcaattccctgtgggccgtgttcacaggctcctgcgaaaggggaactacgctgaacgtgtgggtgccggagccccggtctatctggctgctgtgctcgagtatctgacggctgaaattctcgagctggccggcaacgcagcccgggacaacaagaagacccgcatcatccccagacacctacagctggccatccgcaacgacgaggagctcaacaagctgctgggacgggtgaccatcgctcagggtggggtgctgcctaatatccaggccgtgctgctgccgaagaaaaccagcactgtgagctccaagagcaagtaa
- the LOC137318435 gene encoding histone H2B 1/2-like yields the protein MPEDKKAAPKKGAKKTLNKAPAKGGKKRRKSRKESYSIYVYKVMKQVHPDTGISSKAMSIMNSFVNDIFERIAGEASRLAHYNKRHTISSREIQTAVRLLLPGELAKHAVSEGTKAVTKYTSSK from the coding sequence atgcctgaggacaagaaagcagctcccaagaagggcgccaagaaaaccttgaataaagcaccagccaagggcggcaagaagcggagaaagtcgaggaaggagagttactccatctacgtctacaaagtgatgaagcaggttcaccccgacaccggcatctcctccaaggccatgagcatcatgaactcctttgtgaacgatattttcgagcgcatcgcgggtgaggcttcccgcctggcccattataataaacggcacaccatcagctcccgggagatccagaccgccgtgcgcctgctgctgcccggggaactggccaagcacgccgtgtcggaagggacaaaggcggtgaccaagtacaccagctccaagtaa